The genomic window GACCTTGGCGTACTGGTCCGTCCACGTGTCGGGATCGAAGATGCCGTTCCGATCGAAGAACGCCCGGGCGTCGTCGGTCACGTAGTAGAACACGTAGGGTAGGTCCCGGGAGCGCTCGCCGACGGGGATCTCTGCTTTACCCACGATGCCGGCGTCCTCGAGTTTGTCGAGGTGCTCGCTGATCGCGCTCCGGTGGACGTCGGGGTTGACGTAGTCCAGTTCGGGGACGGAGGGCATTCCCTCCGGGTGGCCGACGACGTCGGCGACGATGCTCGCGCGGGTCTCCTGGGTGACTACCTGCATCGCTTTCCAGGTGTCGAACCCCTCCGAACCGTCGTCCGCGCCGGGATCGATCGCTGCCATACGTGAAGCAAGGGACCGCCGCGCAATAACTGTATGGGTGACGACCGAAACGATTGCGAACGGATCGATCTCGGCCGCTACGGTCTCGAGATGGCTCGAC from Salinarchaeum sp. Harcht-Bsk1 includes these protein-coding regions:
- a CDS encoding helix-turn-helix domain-containing protein produces the protein MAAIDPGADDGSEGFDTWKAMQVVTQETRASIVADVVGHPEGMPSVPELDYVNPDVHRSAISEHLDKLEDAGIVGKAEIPVGERSRDLPYVFYYVTDDARAFFDRNGIFDPDTWTDQYAKVEKTDAIERIEAMERPSRE